agcagggggagcagACCCAAGTCCCAAACTTCATCCCCTGCCAAGAGGCAGAACAGCTCAAAGGCCTTCTCACCTCCCTCACACACCTCCCTGGGCTTACAACCGGGAGCAGCCTCCGAGTAGGAGCTGAAGGAGTAAcagagggtgggaggggggggtcagTGCTCTCCActagtgtttttttcttggggggggggggggttcagtGGAAGAGGAGCAGGGGGCTGGTGTTACCTCTTGGGCAATAGACATCCGGAGCCCAGCGGTTGCACTCGTAGTTATCCGCTGCCCTCTCGCAGGTGAAGCACTTGAAGCCCTGTGGGTACGGGGTGGCTGCAAGGGACAGACAACATCATCAGGTGGGAAAGCAGCCCAGccccctgcctgctccacaCAGGAGtattttgttctctttaaaCCCCTCTTCCCACAAGCACACCCAGCAGCTTCCCCCTGATGTCTGAAAAACCCAACGGGatttgggttggatggggcttggagcaacctgggctggtgggaggtgtccttgggGGTGGAACTAGAGGGTTTGGAAGGTTCctcccaacccattccatgattctaacAGGAGGCTTTGGTTTTCTGGCCAAAGTGCCCACTGCTGACTTCAAAGGGAGTTAATGGGAGGCAGAAGCACTACTTCTCTTGCTATTGGAGCCCACATCCAATACTGCAACTTTATCAGTGCTGATAAGAGGGTATCAGATGGATTAAAATACTTCTGGAACCTGAGCAAACGAGCTAGCCCTTTGGGAGGCAGGCTGATGtcctcagaggaaagaaaaatcaacttGCTGAACACCTCCAAGTTTTTATCAGCAGACTCTGTCCTCATTTCTGTCGGGAAACTCCCCAAGTGCTCTCCTGGCAGGGCTTCTGCAGCTCAGTCAATGCATCTTCAAGATGCTGCCACCTTCTCAGGAGCCAAATGGTGAATGGGTCACATTTATCTCCACAGGGCAAAGCAATCTGAACCTCCAGAGGTCTCACATCTCCCTTTGCTCACCAGTTCCAGGCCAGAACCCATCTGAGTAGGAGAGGTGAAGCAAGAGGCATTGCCTGCTTGTTCTCCCAAGGGCCACCAAATCACCTGGGAGCAtcactgctggggctgctgacCCATCCAATGCCCCATGCTCCatgtcccatccaacctggcctccaacacctgcagccacagcttcttggagcaacctgggccagggcctcAGCACCCCCCgggaagaatttcctcctaatatccaatctaaatccttcctcttccagtttaaagccattgcccttcatcccatccctccaggccatggtccaaagtccctccccagctttcctggagccccttcagggaCTCTCCACTCTTACTGACCACAAtcagtttttttccagcacatttTAGGCAAAGATCTTAAAACCTTCTCCAAAGAACTTCTCAGGCTATTGCCCTTTCCTGACGTGGCCTCTCCTATGAGCAGAACTTACACTCCACCTCTCCCAAGTGGACCACAGCAATTCCCTTTATCCCTCAACCCCATTTTGGGAAGCCATGGTCTGGTCTTACACCAGCTTGgattttttggggctttttacTTCACCTTTGCTCAGCTCTCAGCTCAACGCCGACGTTTCCAACCACCcaaccctcctcctcctcaccccttTCCACCCCCTTGGCTTTGCACCCCAGGTGACAGAGGCTTACTGGAAGGGTGGAGGTAGACAATGTCCTTCACGGTGAAGTCCCTGGGCCACCCAGCTGGCAGGCAGGTGGCCAACAGGGCCAGCAACAGCACCCGGGCTGGCGTGGGCTGCGGGGCCATCGCCGGGCGAGGACGTACTCATGCGGGGACCCAGGAAAAACCTCACCTGggcaagagaagagaagagaagagaagagaagagaagagaagagaagagaagagaagagaagagaagagaagagaagagaagagaagagaagagaagagaagagaagagaagagaagagaagagaagagaagagaagagaagagaagagaagagaagagaagagaagagaagagaaggtgaGCAGAACAAagccaggagcagcctggccaCCACCTCCAGACCCAAGCAACCCAactttgccaaaaaaaaccccccaagaACCACCAAAGCCTGGAGCTCGGGCTGGCCACGGCCAGGGGAGGGCAGCCGGGTGGGTCCTTTGGGTCAGCTCTGGTGACATCCCTGGGACCAGCTGGGAAAAGGGCTCTGGGAAGCTCCTGTTCCAGGTGGAGAGCTGCAAGTTGGAGCTGAGGGGTGCGTGGGGTTGTCAACACTTGATCAGGCAGTGACTGGGTTGGAAAAACCTGGGTGGGATGTTGGTAAAGTCATTGGTGAGTGTATTTTGGGATTTAACCACTTCTTTTAGGGAATAGTGGAAAACTGCAGAGTTAGAGCAGGAAAAAGGGACACAGGGGGAAGATGGAGACTCATTGGACACCCCAGACAACCACTGGGTTTCCCACACTCCAACACAGGCTCACACCCTTCCAAAATGCACTTTTTGGCAAACCCAAGGCTCCACATTCCTTCCCCCATCtctcaggaaagctgaggagctgcaggttgTCTCCACCTTCAACCACCTGCTcttaggaaaataaagcaatgaCTGCATTTTCCTCATCTGTGCTCCAAAGAGTCTTATTCCCCCTGTGAAAAATGAGGAGGAGGATTTTTCCCAGGTCCCTGAAGTTAACTGAAGCAGGGCACTGATTTCAGCAGAAACAAATATCAACTCATGAAGCCAtccccaaacccagcagcttccaggaaCATCcttctcccagcacccaggctgTGAGGAGCCCTCCAGGAAGAGGCAGAACTAATGCACAGCTAAATGCACACCTTATATGATTACAATTCCTCCAAAATGATGAAAAAGTGCCTCAAAAACCCAGGAAAGGCCCAAGAGGATGCAGCTTCTGACCAGGCAGAACCTGGTGGGTTTATTTGCCTGCTGGTGTCCATCCAGCCCACATAGTGTTGGGGTTATGGTTTGATTTCCACCCAGGCTGACCAAGAGATCTGCCATCCCCAGATACTTCCTAAGCAACTTTGaacaaatatttgtattttttcattttattttcttttcaggggTGGGGAAGTGACCTTCCACCTCTGCCCAAAAATGTCTGTCTGGCAGCAGAAGGCTCCACAGGACCAGCAGCAGGATGGCCATCTGTCCTTGGCTCTTCTCTGAAAAGAGCCCTTTTATTAAAACACCAGAAATTCCATAAAACTGGTGAGGGAAACAGATAACACTCCCTGTGTTTCTTTAAACTCTGTTGTTGTAACCTTACAAAGGAGGAAATGCCCATTTATTTCCATTGGGTTTGCTCCACAGACACAAATCAGGCCTGGGGAAAGTCCCATACTGATtagaggcagaaaggaaaaaaaaaaaacccaaacctctcccGGCCACAGGAGAGATGAAAATGggaccagcagctccctgggaggATGAGTCCCTGGAGCACTGTTTGCAGTTCACATTTTCTGCCACAATCACCcaaaatgatgtttttttccaaggatgCCTTCTCTGCATGGAACCTATAAGCCCTAAGAAGCTTCAGCAAGGGCATGaagacttttccttttcctctcaaaCCCTTTTAAAAGTCATCCACCTCCTTCAGCCCAAACCTTGTACAAAAGTCTTGTTGCAAGGGCTGAAAGCTGCCACCTCAacttccccagctgctgagcctcttctgtggggtttgggcaagaatattatttttttttctgctgggagATGTAAGATCCACCATCCTAATGGAAAAATGCTGTGAGGTGGGgctggggatttgggggaaCTGCTGCCCTGGAATTCAGCTCATCCGCTCCAGCAAGGACCTGGGCACTGACACAGAAATCCCCCTTAACTCCATCTCCCCCAGCACCTTTCAGCTGGAAAggcatccccagccccaggatTCTTTCTCCCTGCCCTTTGCCCTGACACAGTGCTAAGGGAGGTACCCAGGGGATGtcccaggcagcagccccaTTCCCAGTTTGTCAGCTCGCATTAGGGCGCTggcatctcctcctccttctcaccagcactgaggaCAATGGGAAGGTCCCTGTCCTCCCAGCAGAGGCACTTCCGAATGCCAGCCCTCTGATTCTGCAGGAGAGGGGCTGTCAGAGGTGACAATTATTTGGGAGGACGGATTCATCCCTCTGGGAAGCTCAGCAGATGCCCATTAGCTGGGCTTGGTGCCAGCTGCGAGGTCACAGCAAAATGCTGCAGCAtttcaggtggaaaaaaatatgtcaggCATCAGATCTCCTCATTCAAAACTCGGCCAGAGCTTGGCAGGAAGGAATCCCTCTTCTGACagctttttctgtggtttttctcctcctcctgtgaGTACAGCAGCAGGCATGGTGCTCAGTgcctctccagctgcaggaggagaagctTTGCCCTGCTCTTGTGCAGAGGTGGCAGgagtcccatccctggagacaccCAAGGCCACCTTGGATGGGCTTgtgaaaggtgtccctgcagggGGTTTGGATGAGGTGACCTctaaaggccttttccaacagaaaccatcctgtgattccatgattccaccCAGAAGGAGGTTTCCCAGCTTCCCAGGAGCCTGATGCTTCAGCTGACATTCCAGctccacctccctcctcctccatcttctcactctctgccccatccccatTTTCATAGCCCACCACCTCCCTCTTGAAGAtgctctctctttcctcttcacttGGAAGAATTTCCACCTCAGAATGCcctaaagcagagaaataaaacagcaaaagcaacCAGAAGCTCCATCCCAGCAAGCAGGAGCCATCCCAGCCCTCAAGTACCAGGCAGGACATGCCAGAGCTGTGCAAAACTCCAGAAACCACAGCACACCTTGTTTCCTTCTGCCAATTCCACCACCCAAGGTCAGCTGGGCCATCCCTCTGCTGTTTTGTGATAATTATTCATCAGGGATTAAAGAAATCAAAGGAGCTAGGAGATGATGGAAGATCTTttcctccctgcaaagcctgcccagcaccagctcctcctgaTGCACATCACCAGGGATCAGCAAATTAATTCACTGTTTTCCAgtgcttcctcctgcttttcttccactccTCCTGAGGCTGCCACTGCTCCTATAATCTGTGTCTTCATTCCCACCTCTCCAAATGCTATACCCCAATTTTTTGGGGCCACATCAGCACCAGCCACTGACAGATCCAAACCTAAGGGAAAGTTTTCCCacctctgcagcatccctgagATTATTTACACCTTTCCCAGCTCTAACTGCAATTTCCCTGCCTCCATCCCTAGCCTGCTGaacttttaaatttcttttttcctattctgtttgtttcctgcctTTCACTTCCTTCCAAAGACACCAGAAATGTTGTGAGCAAAAGTCCTTTGAATCACCTCCAAATCCAGCTCTGTTCCATTTGCCAGGTagagaacagagagaaaaagagagaacagagaattttctttgcagtttggCTCTGGGAATGGTTAAATGCCTAAATCACTGTTACCCTCCTGATTTTATATGCATTTTATAGCTCTATTTTTAATGTATCTTTTATATATgcttatatatttatgtatgaattctctatataaatattttagtatatttatatattttagctagatttatatatatttacacacatttttatatatgaTTATAGTGAAGCACATGCAACCTCTATCTAAGGAGCCTCCAGGAGCTCCTGCAAAGGGGCACAGACTCTGCCCCTCCTCATTTACATCCAACACAAGTAATCAAACAATCACATGCAATTAGTGCCCAAATTACTCCCAGAAATGGGGAGGATCTAATCGCCTTGCTGCTAATTACAAAGCCCAGAGGTCATTGAGCTAAAAgcctgggaagggaagggaaggaatgggGGGTACAATATGTTCCCTCTCAGGCTGCCTTCCCTGGGATGCAATTCCATCTGCAGCAAGATGCCAGGgtcagattattttaaaagttccccacattgctttggttttcagcCTGTGTTATGTTTAATTTCAGCCCCACTAGGGAAAGCTTTGCTTTCCTCAGCTCCTGGACCAAGCCCTCACCTCATAGTGAGTTGtaataaaatgtcatttctgtTCACACATCCCCAGGGGACACTTTGGCTTCAGGTAAACACAGGGGGTGAATGAAACAGAGATATTTCACATGAGTATTTCAGGTATGGGATAaatgacaggggaaaaaaaaaaaaaaaaaaaaaaagcttaaaaattggGCAGGCCACGATGCTCATGAGAAAATACAATTTATGCCCATTAATTGTCAAACTGAGAAGGAGAGAAATTCCAAGCTGGATGTAATTAATTCCCATGTCAGCCCAGCATCCAGAGCACACAGTGCTGCAGGGACAccactaattaattttttttttttaaattacacatAATATTCAAGGCTGTGACTATGAgcacttctgaagcagcaggaAGATGGAGAGGGGTGACCTGAAAaatcccttccagacccttccccaggtgtctgggcagaggaggcaggagggcagtgaaccccaaacccagcaggatggggaagATGAGGATCCAGCCCAGTTTGGGGTGTTTGGAGGTTGGTGCTTACCCCTCCTGTGTCCCATGGCCTGACCCCAATGCATGGGGACTCCCCAGACACAGACAGGGGATAAGGAAACCATGTGTGAGCAGAGAAATCCTGGGATTTTCCTGCTAATAAgtagcaaaaaacccaaaacaaccccacaaccaaccaaacaaaagaacaaccaaacaaaaaaagccccctaaacaaacaaagaaaaaaccaaccccaacccaaacccagTCACTGAGCCCCTCTGCaaagggggaaataaaaattgtttcctaATTAAACACctatagatgtggtgctgagggacatggtttggtgGTGGGTTAATGGTTGGTCTTAAAGGGGTTTTCCAGCCCAAAGAATCCTATGATGTGTGTCCACTGGGACAGCTGAAAGGGCTCCTCTTCCCAAGGCACAGATGCCATTTGGGGTGACCACGTGTTGCTTGTGGCTCCTTTGTGGTCCTCATGAAAAtctcatagaaaaaaaaaaaaattagaaaaacatcATGGGGTGCTGGTGCTCCCTAAGGGAAGGGTAAAACCAGGTCCTGAGTAAGTTAAGCTGAGTAAGTTAACTTTGGGTGAGGCTCAGTATGGCAACAGCACTTGGGATGATGTTGGAACATCTTTCCTATCCACATTTAACCCAACAAGCAAGAGCATCCCAGTTAAAAGATGGGGAAGCAGCAACAGCACAAGCCTGCAGtgatggaaaagagaagaaaaagaggagaaaattgcAGCAGTTTGCCAACTAAATCTGTACCCAGAGAAGTGAAATCAAACAAAGCAGGAGAAACACATCCCAGGCTTAGGGAGAGATGGCTGGGATGTGACCTAACCTGCAACTgaggcaagaaaataaaagactgaGATGGTGCCACTGCTCtattaaagttatttttttattaactagGAAACTGGGGCAACCTAGAGAGCAGGAGGATCACCAGTGTCAAGTCAGTGTTTTTAAAGGATCAAAGGAACAgctgctgagggggaggcagggatgggttTGTTTGTGCTCTAATGACAAATATTTCAccttataataaaaaaaaaaaaatcacaagagaGGAgagttggttgggttttgtggaAAACAGGTCTCCAAAGAAACCCATGGTTCTCAAAGGGACAGGATTCCAGCTCTGGCTGTGAAAGGAGACTGTTACACAGAATAATAGGGGAGTGACCAAAGCACCGAACCCTTCTGATTACAAAAATGAGTCCTCCCCAATTAACCAGGCATGCTCGGgctaaattaaagaaaaaggggaaaaaaaaaccccaacacaacaGCTTAGTGACATCTCAAACACCTAATTGGCGAAAAGGGGaccttcaaatgaaaaaaaaaatcatttttttttcctttccactttcCTACAAGGCCAGTTCAGCAtttttctaccaaaaaaaaatagccaCAAGAAGAAACTTCAGGGAGAAGACGTTaaaagagggagagagcaggagCTCTCATCCCTCCTGCAACAAACTGTGCTTTAATAAAGCCAGACATCAATCTGCACCATTGTGtcctggctttgctgctgccttccccccTGGCTCTCCAGCAGGATTTGTGACAGTTCCTCTGGGACATCACCCCACACATTTGCCATGCTAGATTAGGCACCGAGTCACCGCCTGCTCGGCATCCACCCAAAGCCAAGCTTTGTGAAGTTCAGAGATCAGCCCCAGATTGGGGAAATGAGGTTTTATTAGGATGAACTAATTCAAACCTTGaactttttcctccccccattcccctcctTGGCAGGAGAAAGCTTTGTCACCCCAATCAGAGTCAGCGGGATGGGGGCCACCACGCCACGGGCGAGATGTTAATGAACTCCTTTTGCTTTGCCCATCCCAAACTTTGTGCCAGGTTTGTGCCCCAAACAATTTTACCAGATTTCTGCAGTAATTAATGAACTCCAGCTATTGttccagccctggagatgaGGCTGCAGAAAGGGCCCTGCTCCCCTGGCAACTCACCCCCACTTCATGccactttttatttcctgacctCCCCGGGAATTCCCCTTGGCACCAAAACCACCAGGAAGCCACAAAGAGAGGGCCAGGCAGCTTTGGGGACAACACAACTGCTTTTTAGCTCGGTTCCAAAGAGCACATCCCAAAGACACTGCAGGGAAACCACTGGGAATGGGCTGACTCTGCCCAGGGAGAGGCACCCGGCACCTACGGAAAGTTTAATGACCAAGGAAAACCACTCCCCTGCAGATAAATATctgatttttctcctcagaGAAGCAAGTAGCTTCTGGTTGTGTGTGTCTGCATC
The nucleotide sequence above comes from Heliangelus exortis chromosome 6, bHelExo1.hap1, whole genome shotgun sequence. Encoded proteins:
- the LYPD6 gene encoding ly6/PLAUR domain-containing protein 6 gives rise to the protein MAPQPTPARVLLLALLATCLPAGWPRDFTVKDIVYLHPSTTPYPQGFKCFTCERAADNYECNRWAPDVYCPRGNTSPLLLFH